The following proteins are co-located in the Silene latifolia isolate original U9 population chromosome 1, ASM4854445v1, whole genome shotgun sequence genome:
- the LOC141642883 gene encoding uncharacterized protein LOC141642883, with protein sequence MVDYVRTTWGQHAGKFVLCYTNEVLHFGNTATSCVESAHSLLKAWLKSKHLTLDSMWSRIHDMLESQHSKIKKELEDEMSKPRRTSRTFSLLQGNVSTKAIELMEKELTRGLGLGIGLNDRCRHMMRTTHGLPCACNLVSLHGKGRRVHLEDIHVFWNTLVYDIPQQMPKNDGDLWEELVDDMRHSNPVKLRAAIDLLRDFQHPEDQEILPPPINEHPKGHPRGSTTRNKSGFEHAERKFGTPSTHCSTNAKVQQRIGDFESGTPGAPLGRNFTIGFISTWVKRWGIPEVLWGHFDGWVDVGDDGHCGFRVISHTQRGRETDYIVMREWCSREMRTDCMAHA encoded by the coding sequence ATGGTGGATTATGTACGGACAACTTGGGGTCAACACGCAGGGAAGTTCGTTTTATGCTATACAAACGAGGTCTTACATTTTGGTAACACGGCAACTTCCTGTGTTGAGTCAGCACATTCTCTATTGAAGGCTTGGTTGAAGTCAAAGCATCTCACACTTGACTCCATGTGGTCCCGTATCCACGACATGCTTGAAAGTCAACACTCGAAGATTAAGAAAGAACTCGAAGATGAAATGAGTAAACCTAGGAGAACATCTCGTACTTTCTCCTTATTGCAAGGAAACGTGTCTACTAAGGCCATAGAGTTAATGGAGAAAGAACTTACTAGAGGCCTTGGTTTGGGTATCGGATTGAATGATCGATGCCGACACATGATGCGAACGACTCATGGATTACCTTGTGCATGCAATTTGGTATCTTTGCACGGAAAAGGTAGGAGGGTCCATCTCGAGGATATTCATGTCTTTTGGAATACATTGGTGTATGATATTCCTCAACAAATGCCGAAAAATGACGGTGATTTATGGGAGGAATTAGTGGATGATATGAGGCACAGTAACCCGGTTAAACTAAGGGCGGCCATAGACTTGTTGCGTGATTTCCAGCACCCGGAGGACCAAGAGATTTTGCCACCCCCTATTAATGAGCACCCGAAAGGTCATCCAAGAGGTTCAACCACTAGaaacaagtcgggttttgagcatGCAGAAAGGAAGTTCGGGACACCAAGTACTCACTGTTCAACAAATGCAAAGGTTCAACAAAGAATTGGTGATTTCGAATCAGGAACTCCCGGTGCTCCTTTGGGAAGGAACTTTACCATTGGCTTTATATCAACATGGGTCAAACGGTGGGGTATACCTGAGGTTTTGTGGGGCCACTTCGATGGTTGGGTGGATGTTGGAGATGACGGTCATTGTGGATTCCGGGTAATATCGCACACCCAGCGAGGCCGAGAGACAGATTATATAGTTATGCGGGAATGGTGTTCGAGGGAGATGAGGACCGACTGTATGGCACATGCTTGA
- the LOC141642890 gene encoding protein FAR1-RELATED SEQUENCE 5-like → MSNLDSTESWEDFGDNPIDYNPLFETTIDFETRDEAFNWAQKIAFENGFALVKANNGAKNRKKNGLLASYFRCKRHGKPKETDDLEKPRRSQKCSCKFRIRAVQNFVSKNDKETVVWNILTSEGGGLHNHNVAVYKDGDRHFAGLDAEEKAYVRQQTLAGVQPRDIKNGLHLRSPDKSQPSSTQLYNETRKIKKEEMGERNTAQQMLALAVAAKYVHFYEIDSEESKELTHIFMAHPEAIKLFRAYPYVVLMDSTYKTNIYKNPLIEMVGVTPTGSSFLIACAMIPTESDVNYKWLLRKLAAILDATGVASPICICHRPGIGFDRRS, encoded by the exons atgtCTAATCTCGATTCAACG GAATCGTGGGAGGATTTTGGCGATAATCCAAttgattacaacccgttgttcgaGACTACTATAGATTTCGAAACGCGTGACGAAGCTTTCAATTGGGCTCAGAAAATCGCATTCGAGAATGGGtttgctttggttaaagcaaataaCGGAGCTAAAAATAGGAAAAAGAACGGGTTGTTGGCAAGTTATTTTCGATGTAAAAGACATGGTAAACCAAAAGAAACGGACGATCTTGAAAAGCCAAGGAGGTCGCAGAAGTGTTCATGCAAGTTTCGTATTCGTGCCGTTCAAAATTTCGTGTCTAAAAATGATAAAGAGACGGTGGTGTGGAACATTCTAACCTCCGAGGGTGGTGGACTACACAACCACAACGTAGCCGTTTATAAGGACGGGGATCGGCACTTTGCGGGATTGGACGCGGAAGAGAAGGCATATGTTAGGCAACAAACATTGGCCGGGGTTCAACCGAGGGATATTAAAAATGGTCTTCATTTGAGATCCCCCGATAAATCTCAACCGTCAAGCACCCAACTGTATAATGAAACAAGGAAAATTAAGAAAGAAGAAATGGGTGAAAGAAACACCGCTCAGCAAATGTTGGCTCTAGCGGTGGCAGCGAAATACGTCCACTTCTACGAGATTGATTCCGAGGAGTCAAAAGAGTTGACTCACATTTTCATGGCTCATCctgaagcgattaagttgttcCGGGCTTATCCTTATGTGGTCCTCATGGATTCGACTTATAAAACCAACATTTACAAGAATCCACTCATTGAGATGGTTGGTGTGACACCCACGGGATCGTCCTTCTTAATTGCATGTGCGATGATTCCTACCGAGTCTGACGTGAATTACAAGTGGCTGTTGAGAAAGTTAGCTGCGATTTTAGATGCCACCGGAGTTGCGTCCCCTATTTGTATTTGTCACCGACCGGGAATTGGGTTTGATCGGCGCTCTTGA